The sequence TGCCATGGCTCGTGTGAAGCCCGTATATAAAGAGATGCCGGGCTGGTCTGAAAAGACCACATCCGCCCGAAAGATGTCCGAACTGCCGAAAGCAGCACAGGAATACGTTGAGGAACTGGAAAGGCTGGCCGGTGTGCCTATATCAATGGTGTCCGTCGGTCCCGAGAGGGATTCAATCATAGAACGCGGGAGGCAGTAGTGAAATACGATGCCGTGATTTTCGATTTGTTCGGGACTCTTGTAGATTACCTGCCGGCCAGTGAGTGGCAGCGTACGCATGAGGAAATAGCCGAGATTTTGTCGGTTGAATATGAGCCGTATAAGCGCGCATGGCGGGAGATCATGCCAAGTAGAGACTTGGGTAAACATGGCGGAATCGAGGGTGATGTCAAGCGGGCATGCGCTCTGCTTGACATCGAGCCGAGCCGCGAACAGATCGACAAGATTATTGATGCCAGGCTGGACTATACTCGTCGAGAGGTTCAGCCAAGATCGGGTGCAATCGAAACGATTAAGTCTTTACGCGATTCGGGCCATAAAGTCGGCTTGATTACGGTCTGTGGAGGCGAGGTTCCTCTGATATGGGAAGAGACCCCGTTCGCGCCGCTGATGGATGATTGCGTGTTCTCATGCCGAGAGGGGATAACCAAGCCGGACCCGCGTATATATCATCTTTCTTGTGAGCGGCTTGATGTGAAGCCTGAGAATTGTCTATATGTGGGTGACGGCAGTTGCCGCGAGCTGACAGGAGCGCTGGAGGTCGGCATGCACCCGGTGCTGATTCAGATGGAGTATGACAGAGACTATGGCGTCAATCGAATTGATGCTACAGAGTGGCGCGGCCCGGTGATAGATTCACTAGATAAGATTCTTGAGTTTGTTGTTTAATCTGAAATGGAGTAATTGACGTTGTCTGCAGAAGTTTTTGTGCATGCGGTATTTCGCAAAACAAAAGTGCCGAGCGCACTGGAGAAATACTGGTATTATGCAGGCATTGTCATTATGTTCCTGGTGGGCTGGCACTGGCCTTCTGTCGGCTTGTGGATGAAGTCGATAAACCTCAGCACATATCTCATTGTGCTTGCATTCTTTCTGAACGGTTTTGCGCTCTCCAGTGATTCACTGCTGGAGAGCATGAGACAGTGGCGGATACTTCTTACTGCCCTGCTCATTACATTCTGCATTTCTCCAGCGCTGGTATATGCTGTGCGGCTCGTTATTCCCGGCGGCGACAGCCTGCTCGCTCATGGATTCCAGATAGTATCGCTGGTGCCGACGCTGTTTGTGTCCGCGGTAGTGCTCACCCGTGTGGCTAGGGGGAATGCGGCTGTGGCTCTTAACCTAACGGTGTCGTCAAATATGTTGGCGATCTTTATCACCCCGATTATTGTGAGGCTCACACTGGGCGCAAGTAGTTCTCACTTGAACCCGACATCGATGATCGGGAGTATGATGCTGACAGTGCTTCTGCCAACAATAGCCGGTCAACTGGCTCGCAAACGCTGGGAAGTCTGGGCAGAAAGGCACGCCAAACTCATTACAGTCGCATCACAGTGCACTATCCTGCTCTTTATAGTAACAGGCATTTCCGCCCTGCCTCGATCCGTGATCTCTCCATCAGTGCTCACGGCAGCAGTAATTGGGTGTGTCGCGCTGCATGCCGTTCTTTTGCTGATAGGCAGGTTCGGTGGAATATTGATCGGAATTGACGAGCCGGAAAAGCGCGCACTGACCTTCTGCAGCGCACAAAAATCATTCGTATTTAACGTGCTGCTGTGCGAACACATCTTTGCGGGAAACAGCGCCTCATTCGGAATGGCTATATTGCCGGGGATTGTGTATTACCTGCTGGTGCTCACGGTAGACAGTGTTATAGCGCAGTGGTGGAACACGCATGTCGTTGAGGAAGAAGAGGTGTGCGTGGACCTTCTCATCGATGATTGACTCTCTATCGATCACAAACAATTATAGAACGAAGTGCCTGGCAGATCGTATTCAATGGAGAGAACATCGGCTATCGTTGCAGACAAATCGCAAAAACATGACCTGATCCCCAGATCGACTCCACATGCGATTTGCTTTCCGTAGACCAGCAGAGGTACGTATTCGCGTGTGTGGTCAGTGCTTGGAGTCGTTGGGTCGCAGCCATGGTCGGCTGTTATGAACAGCAAATCATCGTCGGCCATTGCGCCCATGATCGAAGGCAGCGCTGCATCGAATTCGACCAGGGCACCTGCATAGCCTTTTGGATTGTTGCGGTGACCGTAGACCATATCGAAGTCCACCAGGTTTGTAAATACAAGCGAGCCTTCGCCTCCGGCAATTGCGGCAATTATCGCGCCGATACCCTCGTGGTTATTGCCTGTGTGGATAGTCGTGCTGATCCCTCTGCCTGCATATATGTCATTGATCTTGCCGATAGCAATGACGCTGCCTCCAGCTTTTGTGATCAGATCGAGCAATGTCAAGCTGGGCGGTTCCAGAGAGAAATCTTTACGGCGCTCGGTACGTGTGAATGACCCCGGTTCACCCGTAAACGGCCTGGCTATTACTCGTTGGACATTATGTGGCGCTATAAGCATATCTCGCGCTATCCGGCACCATTCGTAGAGTTGATTAACAGGAACCACATCTTCATGGCAGGCGATTTGAAAGACGCTGTCTGCCGAGGTATATACAATCGGCCAACCTGTGCGCATGTGCTCTTCGCCGAGTTCTTTGATTATCTCAGTGCCGGACGCCGCCTTGTTTCCGAGTATTCCACGCCCTGTTTTGGAGATGAACTCATTAACTACATCATCAGGAAAACCGTGTGGGTAAACCGGAAAAGCGCGCTCGGTCACAATTCCCATCATCTCCCAGTGGCCGGTGGTTGTGTCCTTGCCTTGTGACACTTCGGCCATCTTACCAAAGCATCCGGCTGGCTCTTTTGCAGGCTCGACACCCATTATAGGCGCAATGTTTCCAAGACCGAGCCTGGCCAGGTTCGGGAGCTTTAGCCCACCCACGGAATCGGCAATATGTCCCAGAGTATTGCACCCCGCATCGCCATACTCCGCGGCGTCAGGCAGTGCGCCTATGCCGACAGAATCGAGGACTATTATAATGCAGCGATTGATTGTCATTAATTAACCTCACTGAAGATCAGAGTCAGCCATTTCACTTCCAACTCAAAATATTGTATTTTCACGCTCGCGGGTGTGTCTCTTTATACACCTCACGCAGGTGATCGCGAGTTACATGAGTGTAGACCTGTGTAGTCGCAATACTGGCATGGCCGAGCATCTCCTGGACACTGCGTAGATCAGCTCCACGTTCGATCAGATGAGTAGCGAATGAATGCCTGAGCATGTGAGGCGTTATAGACTTGGTAATACCCGCCTTCGCGGCATATTTCTTGATGATCTTCCAGAACATAACGCGCGACATAGGTCTGCCCTGAATAGACAGAAATAGATATTCTGATCGATTTATGCCGGCAAGCCTGCCGCGCACGCGGTCGACATAAGCGCCGATATACTCGCCCGCAATCTCGCCTATCGGGACGACACGTTCCTTGTTGCCCTTTCCCAGACACTTGAGAAAACCCATCCGCGGGTTTACATCCTCTGCTTTAAGAGAAATAAGCTCGGATACGCGCAGGCCGCTGGCGTATAGAGTCTCGAACATCGCTTTATCGCGCAGACCCAGATCATCATGTATATCGGGCGAATCAAGCAGGCGGGTCAGTTCATCCACGTCTAGAAATTTTGGAAGACGGCGAGGAGGCCTGTGTGTATCGAACGCACGGAGCGGACTCTTCTCTATAATGCGTTCTGCACAAAGATACTTAATAAAGCCCCGGATAGACGACACTTTGCGTGCAGTGCTGGTAGAGGCGTATTTTTCTTTACTCAGCAGGTCGAGAAAAGCTACCATGCAGTTGTTATCTATTTTGCCGGGCTCTGTTATATTCCGCTTTTGAAGGAATGATGCGAACTGAGACAGATCACGCCCATATGATGCCACCGTATTGGCTGACAAACCCCGTTCTACTGCGATATAGTCCAGAAACCTTTGAATGTGAAAATCAATCATTTCTTACGCTCGTATATCGTGATCTCGGGGCTCACATAGCGCATGTCGTGCGGGAGGTTTTCTGTATAAAGTTCCAAACCATCCCACATTCCGCCATAAGCTGCACGCATGGCATAGTGGTCCTTAATCATCTTAAGATCGGCAAGTGTGCTCTCGACCTGTGCCATTTGATCCTTGGTGAGATTCTTATTGTTGCGCAGGCGTAAGGCGTCGCGCGTCTCATATTCTGAGACAATTACCCAATCAGGTGCGCTCTGAGAATACCATTCGCCCGGCTTGTTATAGCCGGAGAATACAACGATATTATACGGCGTTTTGGTGATTGCTGCTTCCCGCTGCGGCAGAGTGCCGAAGCCGAAGTCTTTAGTTAGAGGCGGGCTATAAAACCATGGCATGTCAATCATGCCGATACTCGATTGTTTGGGCACATGATTAAATATCCATCTCGCTGCACAATCTTGCGGGGTCGGTAATACAAATAGTATATCGAGAAGCGTACTGAAGAGTAGAGCATAAAATATAGCGCCAACGCAGAATGCTCCACATATCCATCGGCCGACATTCAGCAGTGGATTTCCCTTCAGACCATCCCACCATCGGCACATCAGCCATCCGCACAATATAGCAATCGCAGGGTACATAGGCAGAGTGTATCGAGCGAACCTGACTTGAGAGAGCGAGATAAGTGCATAATACGGGACCGCGAAGGCAAGTACTATCAATGCCTGCTTATCGCGCTTTGCTATCGCCGCAATTATTGCAATCAGAAAAGCCAGTGCCAATGGCGGCCCGAGGCCGGAGATGAGAGAATTGGTAAACGTGTATATAAACCCATTGCCCGTCCCGGCGAAAACCAGCCCATGTCCGCTGCTCACGTGCTTCATCTCATAGGTCAGGCCATGAATGAACTCGTTTGTATGCAAAATACAGCCGGGTGTCGAAATTAGAAATGTAGCAATAACACATCCCAAAGATGCCCAGAGCTTGCCCGAAAGAATTGATGACCGGTTTAACTTTGCGCGAAGGAAATGGGCTGTGATTACAGAGAAAACCACTATTACGGCGTTATACTTGGTCCCTGCGGCAAGACCGGTCATAATACCGGCCCATATATAATCACGCCAGTTGCCGCGCTTGTAGACCAGAGCGGCGTATCCTAGTGATAGCGCTATAAATAATGTACTGGGGACATCTACCGTGGCAAAGTGAGAGTGCTGAACATGCAGAGGCGCAACAGAAATTATAAGCGCTGCCAGCAGGCCCTGCGCCTTGCCGAAAAACTCACGGCCTGCCCAGTATGTGGCAGCCACAGCGCCGACAGCCATGGTAACGGTTATTGCACGGGCTGATAGATAAACTCCGTCAGGGCTGTTTGACAGTCCGTATGCGATCGTAACCGCAATTGCAATAGTGCATAGATATATATAGAGAGAGGGGTAATTATAGAGCTTCGTGTCCAGTGAACGGTTTAGATATACAAAAAACGCTGCACCCAGGATCAGGAATTCGTCGGGGTGGTATGAGTAAGAGTGCAGTTCGTTCGGCAGACCCCATCTGAGACCGACCAGCCTCAGCGCAGCCGCCAATATCAGAATGCACGCGAGAGGTAACAGCGTGCGCCAATTGTCTCGAACAGATCTGACACTCAATCTATGCCTCGGCAGGCGTCTTGGTCTCTTTTGGAGATGGCGCGCGCATTCCTACTATTATCGCCACGACGATCCCGAGTGTTATCAATATATCGCCTATGCTGCAGATTTCAGGCAGCAGCGCGTAAGGCCATCGCATAGGTATGATATCGCACAAGAAGGCCAGCCTTGTGCCTGCGTCCATCAAGGAGTTATGAATGGGCATGGTTGCGGCTTTCTTGCCGAAGACAAATGCGACTGCGCGTGCAGAAGCAGGCATCAGTCCGCCGTTGACACTCAGAGCCAGGAGGTTGGTTACCATACCCACGATGACCAGCCTTGCTCCAGCTATCCGCAAATTAGCCAACACAAAGCCTAAAAATGCGAACTTCTCTGCCATCTGGACTATTCCCGCGAGCCAGTGCATTTCCTTGAGTGTGGGGGAGAATCGAAATGCCCATGAAGTAAAGCTCAGCGCTACAGCCAGAATCAGCACCCAACCGCATCGAATCCGTAGATCGGCAAGTCTGTCCAGTTTGCCGCCTGAAAGCCAAGCTATAATCAAACCTATTATCAGCAGTTCCGGTAACAATGCATCCCTCCATGTGAGCAGTATTTAATGCTCTTAGCTCTCAGTTTGTATCCCTCCAAGCGTGATTATGATACCTGGAGGGATACGAAAATGCAACTGCTATTGTTTGTTAATCAAAGCTTTGGTATCAGCAACCCACTTATCATTCGGTCTCCATTCGTTGATCCTTGTTACACCGAAAGAACTGCACTCTTCGATGAACTCATCAACTTTTTTCTCATACTCGGTTTTGTTACCTTTGATCTCTTTGCGCATGATCGGCTGCATAAGCTTTACATACTTGAGAGGCAGGCACGCCTGCTTAACTCTGTATAAGATATCTGGAGAATCTGCAACAGCAATAGCGCTATTCATTATCGTGTCGAGCTTGGCAATGATATCCGGCGATACATATTGAGAATTGGGGTCAGACCAAATCCGCATGTGTATATTGTCGTTGGTCACCTTGTCCTCAAGAGTCTGGATGTACTCATAGATATATTTGCCGGACTTGCCGTAATAATCATCGCAAAACTCTCTCATGACTGCGTCACCGTCTATATCAGGGTTCCATGATATCTTGGCAAGCAGATAGGAGCGCAGTTCGCCCAATTCAGAAATGCCGCCGTTATAATTGCCCTCCCAGAAAATACCTTTGACGCCATATTTTTTGTAGAGCTTGGCTGTGTCCATGAGCTGTCGGTAGTCCGGGAAAGGCATCAGATAGTGCGAGAAATCGGTGTTGTAATGCCAGATGTACAAATTATTCGTGATCTGCGACCATGCCTTGAGGTTGTCCATATAGTCCACATTGGACTTGAAGTCACAAGTTTCGTATGGATGTGCCTCACAGCAATATATCGGGCAGAGCCTTACCCGAACATTAGGCAGGGGTTTGGTGATCTTGCACGGTTTTTCAGTCCACATATATGCCAATGTGTCGACCAACTTGTCGGGGTAGACCTTGGCGGTCTCGGCGGCGATCGCATTCACAAATCTAAGCAGCAGACCTGACGGACTGCCTTCTTCCTCTTCGATAGCTTTGCACGCAGGGCATTCACACCTGTTCTGGCAGTCATTTTGCGATACTGAGTAAATCTTAGCCTCAGGATGATCACGCATCCAGTCGAGGACTGTCTGAGTTGCGATCTTGACCACTTCAGGGTTCGACATACAAAGCTGCGTAGGCTGCTTCACACGCTCGCCCTTGACCATCGAGTAATATTCCGGGTGAGTGTCCCAATAAATCTCCCCCGGCACGAGTTGATAAAACGAATGCACGAACGGATAATAGAACACACCCAAGCCGCGCTTAGCATCGAGACCGGCAGAATTGCTGTTGCAGCGGTTGCGCGCTGCGTAATCGGGCTGCATCGCTTCTCTGATGAGCACCTCACGATATTCAAAAGCCGGTTTTTCTTTTGTATCGATATTGCCGAGGGTTATGTCGGATTTCTTCGGCACTTTGTTCACGGTGTTGGTAAGAAATCTGCACCCGAGCGATTCAAGAAAGCTATGAACGCCATACATAGTGCCGCGAAGTTTGCCACCTGCAATTACAATTCGGTCGCCGACTGTCTTGATTATAAATCCCTCATCACCAAGGTCATTGAAATCGATGTTGACGCCAAGAGACTTCAGCGCCTCGCAGTTGCCGAGCAAAATCGCTTTCTCGGGGACGTTCTCACCGTCCGGCGCATAAGACAGCACAACTCCCGACATCTGCCTCATAAAGAGCTTGAGTTCACTTGCCGCCCAGTGTTCGGATGGCGATGCGTCCTTGGCCAAAACGATGCAGTACTTTGTCCTGCCGTCCTTGACAAGTTCGATATCCGCGCTTGCCTGCACGGCAGCCGCTGTAAGAAACAAAGCCGCCGTGATGAATGGAAATACTCTCATTTCTCACTTCTCCAATTCCGACTTATTGTCTGACTTTGTAATGTAAACTGGTGGTTTATACCTCGCCGAAAATACGCGCACCACCAATGTATTAGGCTTGCCGAACGCAAGCTCCTTTTCCGAACCATAGCAAAATGGCTTTCTATATCACCTCCGGTGTCATTTTTTATTTACCACGACTGTATCAGTCTGATAATCATACCAATAATATCTCGAATTATCATCAATCAATACATATAACTCATTGTATCATATGCATGAGCTGTTTTTGCAAATTTGCAGAAGATTTGGGCTGACCGATACTCTTGCGTGCGTTGACACCTTGCAGCCGCCGTGCTATACTCTGTTAAATTATGATGAGGTATTGGCGCGAGGAGTATGATGCGGTCTTGGGAGAGGCATATACGGAAAGAGGGGCTGTTGATAGTGCTCTCCGGCCCGTCGGGTGTAGGAAAAGACGCCGTATTGCTTGAGCTGGCCGAAATTTACTCCAACTTCAGCCGGTGTGTGACTACCACCACACGTGAGCCAAGAGAGAGCGAAGTCGACGGCATAGACTACACTTTTATATCTGTCAATGAGTTTCGCCGCCGCGCCGATACGGGCGATTTTTTGGAGTATGCAAATGTTCACGGCAATCTGTACGGCACTCCTCGCAAATGGGTTGAGCAGCGGCTTGCCGAGGGTGTGGATGTTATCCTCAAGATAGATGTTCAGGGCGGCCTCGCAGTAAAAAAACAAATGCCCTCTGCGGTGATGATTTTCCTTACCCCGCCATCTATTGAAGAGTTGGAGAAAAGGCTTCGAGGCCGGCTTACCGAATCTGAAAACGACCTTACAAAACGTCTGTTAAATGCGCGCAGGGAACTTGATCAGATCCCGCATTATGAATATATTATCGAAAATGACTCTCTGGCTAAGACGGCTCAGGAGTTGAAGGCGGTAATCATTGCAGAACACTGCAGAATCAAACAATAACGGACATAAAGCCCCGCTTGCCGGCAAAAAGATAATCCTTGGAGTGACTGGCGGCATAGCTGCATATAAGTCTGCATACCTTGCGAGCGCGCTCGTCCAATGCGGCGCTGATGTGCATGTAGTAATGACCGAGCATGCAAAGAATCTTATCGGTGCGCCTACATTCTGGTCGCTGACCAAAAACCCTGTTTTATGCGGTCTGTTTGATGAGCCTGACAAACCCGAGATCAAACACGTCTCACTCACCGTAGGCGCTGACTTGCTGCTGATAGCGCCTGCTACGGCAAACATCATAGGCAAGATGGCCAATGGTATTGCAGACGATATGCTTTCCACAATGGCTCTTGCGGTCAGGTGTCCGGTTATAATCGCCCCTGCGATGAACGTGAATATGTATACGAACCCGATTGTGGTTGCCAATATCGACCGTCTGCGGCAGTATGAATACATCGTTATGGAACCCGAAGAAGGCATGCTCGCATGCGGTGACGAAGGCATTGGGCGCTTGGTCGACCCGGATAAGATCGTGCGGCGAGTGGAAGAGGTTCTTACAGGCGGCAGGAGGGACTACTCGATGGTCAATCTCATGGTGACTGCCGGACCGACTCAGGAACCTATTGACCCCGTCAGGTTCATTACAAACCGTTCCTCGGGGAAGATGGGCTACGCGATTGCCGAGATGGCGGCGAAGCGAGGCGCTAACGTGACCCTGGTCAGTGGTCCTACCGATCTGCTCGTGCCGGATGGAGTCGAGATGGTAAGTGTAACCACTGTGCACGAAATGCACGATGCTGTGGTGACGCGTTTACAAGAAATCAATGTCATGGTATCGGCAGCCGCTCCTGCTGACTTCACGCCGGCTCAGGTCCACGAACAGAAAGTAAAAAAGTCGGCAAAATGGACTCTTGAGCTGGATAAAGCGGATGATATCCTCGAGGAAGTCGGGCACAAGAAGGGCAGGATGATACTTGTGGGCTTTGCCGCCGAGACAGAGAACATTGAAGAGCATGCCAGGGGCAAACTGGAACGCAAAAACTTGGATTTGATCGTGGCAAATGATGTTTCGCCGGGCAGTGACGTGTTCGGAAGTGATACGAACCAGGTCACGTTATACTCACGAACCGGTGATAAAGTGTCATGGCCCAGAATGTCGAAACGGGAAGTCGCGAATGCGATTCTCGATTATGTAAAAAATCATTTCTTGGAGGAATTACATTGAGTTCTCAAGCGCACATGTTCACCTCGGAATCGGTCACCGAGGGACATCCGGACAAAATGGCCGATCAGATTTCAGATGCCGTGCTTGATGCGATCATGGAACAGGATCCTATGGGCAGAGTTGCGTGTGAGGCTCTACTTACAACAGGTATGGTGTTGGTCGCGGGTGAGATCACAACTCGCGCATATGTCGATATTCCAGGAATTGTACGCCGAACGATCGAGCAGATCGGTTACTCACGGGCGAAATACGGGTTCGACTTCGAGACTTGCGGCGTGCTGACGGCTATTCAGTCTCAGTCACCGGACATCGCGATGGGTGTCGATACAGGCGGCGCGGGAGACCAGGGCATGATGTTCGGATTTGCCTGTGACGAGACTCCCGAGCTTATGCCTATGCCGATTATGCTTGCCCACAAAATGGCGCGGAGGCTCACTGCTGTCCGCAAGGACGGCCAGATCGGCTACCTTCGCCCGGACGGCAAGACTCAGGTGACCGTGCAGTATGAGGGCGGCAGGCCGGTCCGCATCGACAAGGTCGTCGTTTCTACTCAGCACCAGCCGAATATTCCTCAGAGCACAATCCGAGCGGACATGATCGAGCATGTAATCAAACCGATCCTGCCGCCTGAGATGATCGATGACAAGATCGAGTTTTTCGTAAATCCGACCGGTGTCTTCTCCGTTGGCGGACCGCAGGGCGATACGGGCCTTACAGGTCGCAAGATCATTGTTGACACCTACGGCGGCATGGCAAAGCACGGTGGCGGCGCTTTCTCCGGCAAGGACCCGACCAAGGTTGACCGTTCGGCAGCCTATATGATGCGCTATGTGGCAAAGAATGTGGTTGCTGCGGGGCTTGCCAAGAAGTGCGAAGTCCAGGTTGCCTACGCAATTGGTAAGGCTGAGCCGATGGGGATCATGGTCGACACATGGCGGACGAATGCCATACCTGAGGACAAGATTGCTGATCTTATCCTAAAATACTTCGATCTTACGCCTCGCGGGATCATCGACAGGCTCAACCTCAGACGGCCTATTTATAAGCAGACGGCAGCTTACGGCCACTTTGGCCGCACGGACCTCGACGTGCCGTGGGAAGAGACCGACATGGTCGATCTATTGAAGAAAGAAGCCGGTATCTAGTTGTATGCAAGGGTTTTGGTGGACACAGGGGCATCCAGCCCGCTCGATTCACTGACCTATGAGATACCTGATGGCCTGATGAATACTGTCGGTGTCGGCTCATGTGTGCTGGCGCCGATAGGCTCTCGTCAGGCCATTGGCTATATAATAGGATTGGAACGGACTTCTGATGTTGAGAAGACACGCCCGATCATAGCAGAGATAGACGGCCCTGTTCATCTTTCATCTGATATGCTCGACCTTGCGCGGTGGATATCCGAGCAGTATATATGTTCGCTGCCCAGGGTCGTAAGCGCAATGCTTCCCGGCGGGATGCAGTATAAAGCTCAGGCGAAGGTTATTTTAACCGCATCGTCCCAGACTCATCCGCATCTTACTCCCTCCGAAACGCGCCTGATGCAGAAGATTGAGACAATGGGCGATGAACCCACAGTCGAGAGCCTCTACAATGACGATGATAAATCTTCAGTCCAACGACTGCTCAGACAGCTCGAATCCAAGGGCGCAATCAAGCGAGAGTGGCGCCTTATCGCTCCTACAGGCAAGCCGCGTGTTATGCGCGGAGTGAGAGTTAGTGGAAAGTTGAGAGTGGAGAGTGGAGAGTCGGATATCAGCCTGACGAAGAAGCAGTCAGAGCTGCTGGAACTTATAAAGGGACTGGACCGTGATATATCAGTAGCCGAGCTTACGCAGAGATACGGCGCGTCGGCGGCTGTAGTTGCTGCTCTTGAGAAGAAAGGCTGCCTGGAACGTACAGAGATGACTTTTCGGCGCGCGCCCGCATTCTCCAAAGTCGAGCAGGTGCGTGTCAATCTTAGCGAGGAGCAGAAGGCTGCCGTCGATGAGATCACTCGCGCAATCGACTCATCTACATTCAACCCGTTTTTGCTATTTGGAGTTACCGCGAGCGGTAAGACAGAGGTCTATCTGCGGTGCATTGAGCGCGTGCTGGCTATGAACCGCACCAGTCTGGTCTTGCTTCCTGAGATAGCTCTCACCACGCAGGTTATGAACATATTCAAGAGCCGGTTCGGCGACCGGGTGGCTGTGCTGCACAGTGCGCTATCCGCTGGTGAGAGGTTCGATGAATGGGCGCGCATCGAATCAGGCGAGGCGCGGGTTGTGCTGGGCGCAAGGTCTGCTGTCTTTGCACCGCTTACTGACCTTGGACTGGTGATAGTAGACGAGGAGCATGAGCCAAGCTATAAGCAGGACAATCCTCCGCGTTATAACGGTCGTGACGTTGCCATACGCCGCGCCAACCAGGCCGGAGCTGCGCTTGTTTTGGGCAGTGCGACGCCGAGCATAGAGACATTCACCCTCGCACGAAATGAGCACTACAGGCTCCTTACGATGCCCAGCCGAATAGAGAACCGCCCGATGCCCACGGTCCATATCGCCGATCTGCGCGAGGAGTATTCCAAGGGCAAGCTCACAATATTCAGCACCCGTCTTGAAGAAGCTATAAAAGAACGTTTGGCTCGCGGTGAGCAGGTGATGCTCTTTCAGAACAGGCGCGCATATTCGACTTTTCTACTGTGCCGTGACTGCGGATACGTGGAGCGATGCCCAAACTGCGCGGTCTCTCTAAAGTTTCATGCGGCTGCTAAGAAGCTTAGTTGTCACCACTGCGATTTTGAGATGCCCGCGCCGGATAAGTGCCCGAAGTGTGAAAGCATCAGGATTGGTCGGTTCGGGATAGGAACGGAACGCGTTGAAGAAGAGGTCAAGAAGACTTTTCCCGGCGCTCGCGTGCTCAGGATGGACCGTGACACAACTGCGCGCAAGGGCGCGCACGGCTCGATTCTAGCCACGTTCAGGGCAGGTGAGGCTGATATACTCGTCGGCACTCAGATGATCGCAAAAGGTCTGGACTTCCCGAACGTGACTCTGGTCGGTGTGATAAGTGCGGACACATCTCTCAATCTGCCTGATTTCAGGGCGTCCGAGCGCACATATCAGCTCGTCTCGCAGGTGGCGGGCAGGTCGGGCAGGGGAAAGCGGCCCGGTGAGGTCGTGATCCAGACATTTG is a genomic window of Armatimonadota bacterium containing:
- a CDS encoding DUF4838 domain-containing protein, coding for MRVFPFITAALFLTAAAVQASADIELVKDGRTKYCIVLAKDASPSEHWAASELKLFMRQMSGVVLSYAPDGENVPEKAILLGNCEALKSLGVNIDFNDLGDEGFIIKTVGDRIVIAGGKLRGTMYGVHSFLESLGCRFLTNTVNKVPKKSDITLGNIDTKEKPAFEYREVLIREAMQPDYAARNRCNSNSAGLDAKRGLGVFYYPFVHSFYQLVPGEIYWDTHPEYYSMVKGERVKQPTQLCMSNPEVVKIATQTVLDWMRDHPEAKIYSVSQNDCQNRCECPACKAIEEEEGSPSGLLLRFVNAIAAETAKVYPDKLVDTLAYMWTEKPCKITKPLPNVRVRLCPIYCCEAHPYETCDFKSNVDYMDNLKAWSQITNNLYIWHYNTDFSHYLMPFPDYRQLMDTAKLYKKYGVKGIFWEGNYNGGISELGELRSYLLAKISWNPDIDGDAVMREFCDDYYGKSGKYIYEYIQTLEDKVTNDNIHMRIWSDPNSQYVSPDIIAKLDTIMNSAIAVADSPDILYRVKQACLPLKYVKLMQPIMRKEIKGNKTEYEKKVDEFIEECSSFGVTRINEWRPNDKWVADTKALINKQ
- the gmk gene encoding guanylate kinase — protein: MLSGPSGVGKDAVLLELAEIYSNFSRCVTTTTREPRESEVDGIDYTFISVNEFRRRADTGDFLEYANVHGNLYGTPRKWVEQRLAEGVDVILKIDVQGGLAVKKQMPSAVMIFLTPPSIEELEKRLRGRLTESENDLTKRLLNARRELDQIPHYEYIIENDSLAKTAQELKAVIIAEHCRIKQ
- the coaBC gene encoding bifunctional phosphopantothenoylcysteine decarboxylase/phosphopantothenate--cysteine ligase CoaBC is translated as MQNTAESNNNGHKAPLAGKKIILGVTGGIAAYKSAYLASALVQCGADVHVVMTEHAKNLIGAPTFWSLTKNPVLCGLFDEPDKPEIKHVSLTVGADLLLIAPATANIIGKMANGIADDMLSTMALAVRCPVIIAPAMNVNMYTNPIVVANIDRLRQYEYIVMEPEEGMLACGDEGIGRLVDPDKIVRRVEEVLTGGRRDYSMVNLMVTAGPTQEPIDPVRFITNRSSGKMGYAIAEMAAKRGANVTLVSGPTDLLVPDGVEMVSVTTVHEMHDAVVTRLQEINVMVSAAAPADFTPAQVHEQKVKKSAKWTLELDKADDILEEVGHKKGRMILVGFAAETENIEEHARGKLERKNLDLIVANDVSPGSDVFGSDTNQVTLYSRTGDKVSWPRMSKREVANAILDYVKNHFLEELH
- the metK gene encoding methionine adenosyltransferase, whose translation is MFTSESVTEGHPDKMADQISDAVLDAIMEQDPMGRVACEALLTTGMVLVAGEITTRAYVDIPGIVRRTIEQIGYSRAKYGFDFETCGVLTAIQSQSPDIAMGVDTGGAGDQGMMFGFACDETPELMPMPIMLAHKMARRLTAVRKDGQIGYLRPDGKTQVTVQYEGGRPVRIDKVVVSTQHQPNIPQSTIRADMIEHVIKPILPPEMIDDKIEFFVNPTGVFSVGGPQGDTGLTGRKIIVDTYGGMAKHGGGAFSGKDPTKVDRSAAYMMRYVAKNVVAAGLAKKCEVQVAYAIGKAEPMGIMVDTWRTNAIPEDKIADLILKYFDLTPRGIIDRLNLRRPIYKQTAAYGHFGRTDLDVPWEETDMVDLLKKEAGI